The DNA sequence ccttattagtttttagtttttgattgaggtccctgacattaatgtaataatgtaagttactatattttttaaattaaaaattaaaaattgaaatttgtaattgtttatagtaatgagattttaaataaaacccataatttatgggattaaaaataataaaatataaattatactctctattatattgtgtgtgtatatgtatgggtacattaaccaaaattaacaaaaaaatttattgtaccaaaacatggatacattctcaaatcaacgaaaaagaatgtacccatataagtttaaacatggattaaaaaatttgaatggattttatattaaaaaagggtacattttacatataacaaattgatatatttgagaatgggtacatttaagattaaaaaaattgaaaaattatatgatgggtatttaagattaaaaattaaaaatctttttatatatataaaaaactaataggtacaaacttaatttaatttaattttttattattttggaaatgtttgaattgaaaattaattagaagtttaatagaggtgtgagtattaaaccctaaattaattactaatttttatattaaaaaattatataataaacatgtaaattcattatcacattaatgctagggacttgaatcaaaatttgataactaataaggtcttagttaaTAAACAGTAAGAattagggaccggatactaatttttccttaaaaaaaacaattaattgTGAAGCAAGAACGAGGACAAGGgcaagaaaacagaaaaataataaaaaagaatcaGAAAGGGAAAGTATATTCCAATATCCTCCTCAGTTCTCAGCGCAATATATTTACCCCAATCGGACATTTAGTGATGATAACCCTTTTGCATGTTCCATAAAACTTTTCAAGATTATAATTGAGATGGATTAAATAAGAGaaaattgtaacaatggtcTATTACCTTTAGCTCAATTAGAGAAATAATCTTTGAACTAAATatttattaccattggtcctttaactcatcaaaatgtgcagctatgatcattttctttaattccgtcaaaataagttattttGGAATGACCTTTGCTACagttgagttaaagttgagggaccattactccaattgagttaaagttaagtgACCATTTCTGTagttgggttaaagttgaggaatcattgctacaatttttctcatttaGTTTTCTATATTTGCCCTTCGATTCAACCTCATGTgtgtggcatatgactcattaTGACACAAGTTCTTACAAAGTTAAAGAAAATGACTATAGTTGCACGTTTTGaggagttaagggaccaatggtcatgaatttttattactcgaattgagttaaagttgagggaccattgctacaatttcgtcattaaataatttcataaatgtgaatttcttcattcttttttgggtaaatatcagtttactaccctcaagtttcgtggttttcaacatttagtacatgaagtttttttcgtcccagagtcatacctaaagtgttaattttgggacagtctcatacatctgttagtctggctgttaagtctcttattaactgatgacgtggcgcccatgtggacaataacTAGCCGCcatgtgtcattaaaaaaattaatattaaaaaaaaaaaaacacacacacacacacccagaACCTTTCGTCTTCCCCCACCCTCCACCCCTCCACGACTCCACCCCTCCATCCCAATACAAGAGTAATTAATTTTGCAGTTCCAAAACCATAACAGAGAaattgaatcaaatatccacTTTTACCAAAAATTGGATAATCCAAACAATGGAGGAAACAAATATGAGAATAATAATCTATCCATATATTTAAATTCCACACATTTAACCTCATATCTAACGGATCTTATCCTCAACGATCAAAACGCACTCAGAGGATGATAAATCAATTCAATCTCTGAAAAATACTCAATCAATCACAAATTTTCACTAGAAAAAGAATAAGGTTTGATGCAATAACAGCTTTAGATCCAAATATCATAGATTAATTAGGCATAATAAGAACaaaagggggagagagagagatctaagAATGGGACCATTGTCGTCCTTGTCGAATATGCTGAATGCCTCATTGAACTCGAAGATCTAGTCGTCGGTGAGTTGATTGGCCATCGTTGAGAACGTTTGGCTTCCGAGAAAATCATAGAGAAAGTGTCCAAAATGAAAGGGAAAATATGTTTGTGCATGTCTTGAATGTGGAAAGATGTAAGAGACAGGTACGCTTTATATATCCAAAGAAAGAGTGGTGGAGGGGATGGAAGGGTGGAGTCGTGGAGGGGGTGGAGGGGTGGAGCTGtgggtgtgtatgtgtgtgtgtttttctttttaattaattttttaatgacacaTGGCACCCAATCATTGTTCACAATGagcgccacatcatcagttaacgggagacttaacagccAGACTCACGGATGTacgaaactgtcccaaaattaacactttaggtatgactctaggacgaaaaaaactttatgtactaaatgttgaaaaccacgaaacttgagggtagtaaactgatatttacccttttttttaatatattactAATGTCATACAATTTCACGCTGAAATATAAACACAACATAAGAAATAGTTATCAAGTAATGGTATGACTAACACacttaaaaacttaatataCATTAATctgaatcaaatttttttttgtcagtaTTGTTAAAAAAGTTACTATAAAATTTTTACAAGAAATGTTATTGATAAAATGGTAAGCAATAAAAATTGAAGGGTTAATATCTCTTTACTACCCtaaagttttgtggttttcaacatttagtacatcaagttttttttcgtcccagagtgatacctaaagtgttaattttgggataatctcatacatccgttaatcaaactgttaaatttgctgttaactgatgacgtggcgcccatatggacatttcattaaaaaaaataaaagtacttaaaaaaagggttaaactctgtttactaccctcatgtttcatggttttcaacatttggtatatcaagtttttttcgtcccagagtcatacctaaagtgtaaattttggaatagtcttatacatccgttagtaaaactgttaagtcttccgttaactgatgatgtggcgtccacgtggacaatgactgagtgccacgtgtcattaaaaaaatattaaaatattaaaaaaaaaaccttcttcttccttgcaaCCCGCACCctccccccctttttttttccctctctcttcttcttcttcttccgggTTTTCTTCTACCCAGATTCggttattcttcttcttcctcctttttctttttcttcttcttcttccttcttcttcttcttcttccttcttcctcttcttcctcccagattcgtttttttttcttttttctctttcttcttcttcctcccagattcggttttttttttcttctccttattcttcttcttcctcccagatttggttttttttttcttctccttcttcttcttcttcccagactcgattttttttcttcttcttcttcccagatttgttttttttttctttttcttttttttcttcttcttcttcccagattcctttttttgttttgtttttttcttcttctcattcttcttcttcctcctccttcttcttcttcttcccagattctttttttttcttctcgagattcgttttttttcttctccttcttcttcttcttcttcttcttcccagattcggttttttttttctatttttttccttcttctgggttgggggcaagaagtggatttttttttaatattttaatttttttaatgacacgtggcgcataGTCATTGTCCACCTAGGCGCCACATCTCAGTTAACGGAAGACTTAAcaatttgactaacggatgtatgagactatcccaaaatttacactttacgtatgactctgagacgaaaaaaacttgatgtaccaaatattgaaaatcacgaaatatgatggtagtaaacagagtttaaccctaaaaaaaacataaaaaaaccaGAACCCTTTTTTTCCTTCCCATTCGTCTTCCCCACTGGAAAAGGGGCCGAATTCCTCACCCTCGATTGGTGCGACGGTAAGCCCATTGCCTCCCTTTTCCACACCAGCTTCCATCTCCACCGCTCGCTCCCCTCTCTCATCTCCTCTTTCATCTTTCCTCTTTCATCTTTCCTTTTTCCTCTTTCTATCTCATaagtttcttttttctctctctctcttagagGTGTGGATGGCGATTGAGGGGTCGAAGAAGGAGGCCGTCACGACGTGGTAGATCTGCTGGTCCCATAACACATAGCAGTACGATGGCGTCAAGGGATTCTGCATTAGCTCTAACGAAATCTGGCAGATGGAACATTGAAGGAATCTCAATGGACTCCAGCTCCTCAATCATCTTCTTCATATCCAATTTATTCGCCACAACATTGATTTCGTGGTGTCGCCCTGTTGCGCTTGTGGATCAGTTGGGAAGAGAGCCTACGCAACGTCTCTCTTCCTCTGCGCCCAGTGCTCCCCCTCCCTCTTTGACTATGCACATTCACCATCTTCCTCATCATCTTCCGCACCCAGTGCTTCCCCTCATTCTTCGACTCCTGCACTTCCACTATCTTCTCACCATcataaaactataaaaaaaaaaaccacatccTTAACCATGAAAAATTAGAAACCCACGAAATTCAACatcatcaaattcaaaaattgaaaaccgatGGTGAAAAATCTGGTGCGGGTCAACCCAAATCTGGGTTTGGTGTTGGATCACGATGGGTTCACTCCCCTGCATCTGGGTGTGATCAAGAAGCGAGCTGCGGTTGTGGCCGAGTCAAATCGGCGGCGACTTGGATTTTGACTTAAGGAGGCGATGGTGGGTTGCACTTGTGTGTGAAGCATCACAGGCTGAAGGTGTTGAAGGTTTTGGTGGAATGTATTGGGAAAGGGAATTGAAGGTGGGTGTGCAGAGTGGGTGTACAAAGAAGAGAAAGGGAAGGAGGGGATTGGGGGTTGAGGTAGGAGTGGTGCGAGAGAAAGAGTGTTGGGGGGTGGGAGAAGGGGTGGGTGATGGGAGGGTGGGAAGGTGGGCATGAGTGGAATTTAGggaagatgggtttttttttaattaattaattatttattttattttataaataatttataaaaaaggAGAGGCAGGCCATGGACGTAATAATGAGTACAGATCCTTTCCAGATCTAAAAAAATGGAGCTTAGGGATCAAATTATCTGGATCGtttaaatttaatccaacggctacgtttattataactttagagaaatttcttatttataattatttgatcaaatttcaacgatatGTATCATTTGATCTTtagattcctttttttttaagatccgaagaggatctgtACTCCGAAATAATAACCGTTGTAAAAACACGAACAGAGGTCTGCCACGTCGTTAATGGACCGTTACAATCAAGATGAACAAGTCTACTAGGTCCCACTAAACTGTAAGCTGAGTTGGCGAAATATTAGTGGTTGGACCACAATGACGGGGACCTCATTGGTCAATCCACACGATTACACCAACCCCAATAAACAGTGGAATTTCGGAGCAGCATATGCCACCTAACACCAACGTCTAGTGGGCGAATATTTccataaaaattataatttgtatttttggaaaaattgtttttttttttaaaataaaaaaataaatctgGATCAAGTTTGGCGCACGTTCACGCACCGGCTCACGTTAGCACCTCTCCCTCGGTCAGCATATCCCTTGAACGCGTCAGATTTTTCCACGTGTTGGAATTGTCCCGCGCTTCATAAATCTATCCGTTAaccctactctctctctctcttctttctctctctctttcgtcTGCAACTTCCGTtgaagaggaagagaaagaggatcgtgaaaaataaataaataaaaataaagaaaaaagattgaaattttttcaaaaagaaaagggaaaagttaGGAAATGGGGAAACTATTGTGCGATTCGACCGCCGTCGCGGAGACATTTCAAAGCCCTTCGCCGACGGTGCCGTGGAGGGACCCACCCAAGGCGTCGCCGCTCGACGAGGACACAATCTCGGCCGTAGATCTGGTTGAGCAATCGACGGATGACGCCGCATGGGACAGCGTGGTGGGGCTTGAGGAGCAGCAGAGACGGCACCTCCAGAGGCTGCATACGAAGGGGGTGCTCTGGAAGCTCCCGGAGGATCACGACTCGTCGAAATCCGAGTCTATAATGCCGCAGAAGTCGATGGTCTTCAGACTCTCGCACGGCGGAGAGGTGTCGTCCGACGGAAATTGCCTGTTCACGGCGTCGCAGAAGGCGATGAGGGTGGCGCGTGAGATGGACGCGCGTGAGCTGAGGAGGCTGACGGTGCGGAGATTCACGGAGGACTATGGATCTGCGGCCGCGGAGGAGAAGCGGGTGATAGACGACGCCATTCGGCATATGTACGCGCCTGATCTGAAGGCCGGGTGGGGGATACATGTGATTCAGGAGGTCAAGTTGCTGGCCAAGAAAGACGAGCGCGTGAGTCTCGACTCCGCCATTGACGAGCTTCTTCAGCTCGGCATGCAGAGGTAACATTTCCGCAGATCTGTTCCTTTTCATTACCTTGAAATCTAAATTTTTAATcttgaaatttaataaaaaataaaataaaaattcatttctttagagGCGTAAGTACaaaaatttgattttattgttaaaattaataaattttattCAGATTAAATACAAGAGTTTGATTTCCCTACGTTTAGATCTGAAAATTTGATTTCTTGTctgaaagtttgattttttttgtgggAAAATGATGAACACATGACTGTATATTAAGGTTGATTAACAGACGTTAGTATGTTCTTATTAAATTTCAGTTCTTGGAAAGATTTATGTTGTCGGGTTCgattgtcttattatttcttgtgttttgttttcGTTTTCGTTTTTGTTGAATGTAGAGAGCTGGCAGCAGAGTCCATTTACAAGGAGAGATGTATCCCAGTGATTGATGGACAAAGTTGGGCCAAATACATGTCGATCTCTGGTTCACCGGATGATGAATACGACATCATCACATTGCAATACACAGAGGAAGGTTTATTAACCATCGACGAAAACAGAGAAGGTCATGCTGCAGCTTTCGGAGATGACATTGCAATTGAGTGTCTTGCCACAGAGTTTAAGCGAGAGATTTATGTGGTAAGGACAAGGAATGATTTTGATTGTTGctctgcattttttttcttttgcaatgGTGAAGTTTTTGCAATGTGTATGGGTGCAATTTCACATCACTATCGGTATAATTTTATACATGTTTGTATATCACCTCTTCTCTTATgatgttttgttgaatttttttaagtagTGCGAGTTACTCTTAGTTTCTGAACTTAATATTGAGTAAATGCTGAGTTCGAAAGCATGAGTGTCTAAAATAGTCTCACTCTAAAATCATTGAGTGAATGCTTATTTCGAAAGTTCAACTGTATTTACACTTATTGCACCAACTCCTGGGAAAGCCGAGTTGATATTTGAAGACTGCATTTTCCTACATTTTAATTTGTAAGATTTTAGTTTGGAATCATCAACACTTGTTtctgttttgagtcaaaaaGCTACCGCCCGCCTTGTCAGTGTGCGCCTTGTCAGTGTGCCATATGCTGCTATAGGCAGAACAGGATAGTTATTCTCAGTTCTAGTATTAGTACACAGGCTAAACCTGTTTTTTGTGCATTTGATAATTTTTCCATTGCACTTTGTCAACATCGGGATACTGGCAAGTATGGATTGGTGAAGTTTTTGGGCATGAACCGGATTATTCATCTTCTTATGAAGCATTCTTGTCTGAAACTCATCTTCTTACAGGTTCAAGCACATGGTTCGGATGCGATGGTTGATGAAGAGAATTGCGTTTTCTTCCTTCCCCACCGACCAAGGAGTCAAATTTGTGAACttcccttctttcttttcatgAAAGGAACAggtaaagaaaagaaagatcTTTGGCTGAAAATACATTTCTAGGCAGTTGATTAATTTTGTTCATTACCACTCTCAGCCTACGTATAATTCTGAACATTTATTGTACAGGTTGGTGTGGCGCCGGAGCTGATCACTATGAACCCCTCATTGCCCATCCTTTGTCATTAATTTCCCAGGAGAAGGTCGCCGTGGTACTCTGATGAGGGCATATACCCATCCTGCAGTTTTGTGGCTTTAGAGAGATTGGCTAGAAGTAGTTGTTCTATTTATTCGTTCCCTTAGTGTTTGGCATGCAATCTAACTCTCCCGATTCTTCTCTGAATCATCACAAGGAGAATTTGATTGCTTAGCGTTCAATTTTTTGTTAGCTAGAATCAATCGGTTATCTTCGACTTCAAGTTGCAGGCTTTGTTCCTGCATTTGAGCTACCCTCTAGTAGTATTCACAATGGTTTTTACCGGCTTTTGTTGTTGTCGTAGTTGagtgtttttcttcttcttttcggGTGGATATTTAGCTCGACGCTTTTTCGTCCAAGATGAAGTAGTAGTCCCTTTCTGTTGTATCTTAAGCTGGCTTTTATCATTTGAATGAAAGAATTGACTCCCATTTGttctctcttctttctgggTTTACTTTAGTGCTTCAAAAATTATGAGAAAATGTAGTTCTCTATGCAACTCTGCTTTGAGGAGCCTTTTGTGCCATTAATTAAGCACGCGTTTAAAGAATTCTGAACCTTTTTACGCAAATTTGTTTAACGTGATTCCTGTGACCAAAGAATGACAAAAGAAAGGAGTTCTCAGTTCCCATGGCTTTTTTCATAAAAGTGATGGTGATGTAGCGCAACACGAAAATCATGTGAGTATTTTATATTAGTTATGAGGTGAAGGTAGTTTACTTGTTTAGTGTAAAAGGCTAGGGATTTTAATCAGATTTATCTCTAGTGAAATGATTTCCGTCTTTGAACTCAATCCTTCCTTTCAGTtctcaattttcatttttgttcatTTGTCACACATAGGTATAAGTGAATTAAAGATAACGATTTCCAAAATGCAGTCGAGAATAAGATAACAAgaggttttaataaaaattgcGAGGAAGTATGAAATTTTCCAATGTTCAACTCATCACTCATTTCAATTATCTTTTACATCTCAAATTTTAGTTTGGTTTGTTCAATATTATGGAGATATTTTTGGGGCGAGCAGATTCAAACTCGAAATCTTAGGGCCTCAAGCCCCCTAAACTCAAGACTTTAGTGCCTCTTGCTTAAAATAGAATGCTCTTAACTAGTTGAGCTACAAGCTCATTGCTATGAAGATTTTCTTTTATAGTGAGTAGTTTCTTAGATTTATTGAAGTAAAAAAGTGATATGGTACCCCTTTTTCATTTAAGTGATTATTAAACTAAAGACATGGTTGGTGAAGAATTAGAGTTATAAAAGTTTTTATCAATCTCTGTGTCGGCTGCATTTGCAACAAAACATAAGGCGGTACAAACTACATATGAAAAGATAATGGAAGACAGCTTAAGTTATAATATTCCAAGTTGATAGAAGAAAACAATTAAGACCCTTGTTAAGTTCGCTGCATAATCtccactctctccttctcactCTCTGTGTTTGAGAGGTAACAAGTGGAAGTTCTTTTAGCATATTGATGTTTACGCACTTATTTTTACCTTCCgtacatttttgttaattttttgtcattgatatttttcaattaatttgaatcgatGGCCAGAAATTGAGAATGTGTGTGAgagaactaaaaataaatagtgtgcatatatagaaaaaaaaaaaggtgtaaaGAAAtcagttagcttattaatttgGATATGTACATTAATATGTGATAGGATTTTTAGGTACCTGCACGAAGAGgttaaaatcacacaaaatacttgcaagagaacaaggtagttgtagtataaacgaCTCAAGTAAAGTCATTTTCCGCTAGGATTGTTTAAAACATTTTatgaaaaaccaaaattttagttaattatttaaaaacaaagatgGGAAAAGGGTGATTTAATGACCTAAATTTagaaaaacgaaattaattaaaaaggctaatgaaaaaggaaacaatttttagagaaagaaaaaggaaacaaattttTAGAATTCAAAATGAGAAAATACTAGGGTTCCGCTGTCACcctaacaatcctatgtagttCTTCTAAttccttatgaattacacatgcatattttgaaggttaggttttcctaaagtatgccctacttggaacctccaacatagaacatatatctaacatgcaacccgtccatGGTGTCTagatcgaatgtgaacatgcaagactcattaagttttgtgaaaatcttttgaaaaaccatataactcCTAAGACGTGCCGTCTATCCTAAGTAGCTACACatgttaaccacaagaagctttagtcaattttagggacagcCTTcctccaaaattgcatcaaattacttttctaaatatcctaatggtcgcgaatcacta is a window from the Malus domestica chromosome 16, GDT2T_hap1 genome containing:
- the LOC103403188 gene encoding uncharacterized protein, with protein sequence MGKLLCDSTAVAETFQSPSPTVPWRDPPKASPLDEDTISAVDLVEQSTDDAAWDSVVGLEEQQRRHLQRLHTKGVLWKLPEDHDSSKSESIMPQKSMVFRLSHGGEVSSDGNCLFTASQKAMRVAREMDARELRRLTVRRFTEDYGSAAAEEKRVIDDAIRHMYAPDLKAGWGIHVIQEVKLLAKKDERVSLDSAIDELLQLGMQRELAAESIYKERCIPVIDGQSWAKYMSISGSPDDEYDIITLQYTEEGLLTIDENREGHAAAFGDDIAIECLATEFKREIYVVQAHGSDAMVDEENCVFFLPHRPRSQICELPFFLFMKGTGWCGAGADHYEPLIAHPLSLISQEKVAVVL